In one Accipiter gentilis chromosome 4, bAccGen1.1, whole genome shotgun sequence genomic region, the following are encoded:
- the NACAD gene encoding LOW QUALITY PROTEIN: NAC-alpha domain-containing protein 1 (The sequence of the model RefSeq protein was modified relative to this genomic sequence to represent the inferred CDS: deleted 2 bases in 1 codon), whose protein sequence is MGEETRSPAAPELRGGPPPPAVPCPFPAPAKEPPQRQAAEPPPGRPPAASLDPDLFFTAPSTPIRVGGSRLPPAPPEEQTDGESEGLCSPPTSPSGSYMTAEGGSWGSSGTASTSPSCSPNLVAEAEAMAAAEAEGMAEVETVPASPACLEDPPAFTPPSPEEEEEEDEDGPFVPPEDEEDEDGQTPEEEEDEEWEVSGGEGLPGAGLIPAALLPFRGSLLFQAEAVEITPLPHGTAPLPLSGEEEDEEDEEEEEEEEEEQEEEEEGGSTSASFLRSLSETSITEGVDESFAFRDDTSASSDSAAYDGEEDERLYGTERHAVGAEGGSTGTAIAPPGTDTSGDGGIELHLCAGTDPVCSGSPEGSPRHHHGEEPASAVPGMEDAGRDDLGAERMEPGTQEQDGSKTPPAPSGEGGVEPDGETFLTSSSSSSELEEASALEPDVLWEPDPVLGGCPPPEPPQLPEEPVVMPGAEEEPVVKDDSGMAVLEEGPGMEPVVSHSVLQPPGLCSGEPRDPQTDGLGRGDTAPANGEPQGGPGSDGDDSDGDDDLGTARAGSNELAATDGPDELDVLATDLAPLVTPSPPNELDIVSINLAPSVTPSLPDELDTAATDPDLVPLVTPSPPNEPDVAATNLVPSMTPSLPDEPDTVAADPAPLVTPSLQDEMDVAAADLDLVPLVMPSPPDEPDMVATDPVPLVMPILPEELDTAATTPDLVPSVTSSPLDEPDTVAADLVPLVTPSLPDEPDTVAADPMPSGLPDEPDTMATDMVPLVMPSPPDEPATAATDMVPLVMPSPPDEPATAATDMVPLVMPSPPDEPATAATDMVPLVMPSPPDEPATAATDMVPLVMPSLPNEPATTATDLVPLVTPSLPDEPDSAATDPDLAPLVMPSRPAGITAPSPPQDASPRDADEEPSDGAALASESPEPPVTACPSAWGTMARPPGDISEAPEEWDAATASSEESSPELLDTSRSRTDSSFFTAPEDSAGEAAAPPRPPSSEEEEEEDAARRCLALCLPASPPAVPPLLFTASEREVYVGAPPSPLELLQPPGAFSESGAAWQSQEDRQRVTAMLQGSFGDLPAPRLLPRPLESPEVLAEPPPSPPSDGGTEEPPTPQEPLTPRPGDEPLSQTAGETDAKVLGDGGPPSPPSEPPAPPPSSRRKRRRWGGPPAAPSLLRVPAKQRMLSRSRLGKRHPKPPPSPPARRRPPTLRSPKSAKPPLAVAPPPSPCPDPTRGPQDTSGLPAGEERPSVLPPSRKHLEAPQPSPRKEKEARGRQAGTGSAGGRGPPRGSLQSESSSSSEAEAPYPCPEIQRLREAAGIALRQDKQPPAPRRCEANHKGSCNESESNDESIPELEEPEGSETQPTQTQAQLTHSLGTGEETVSKAKQSRSEKKARKAMSKLGLRQIHGVTRITIRKSKNILFVITKPDVFKSPASDIYIVFGEAKIEDLSQQVHKAAAEKFKVPMEHSPLITETAPTLTIKEESEEEEEVDETGLEVRDIELVMAQANVSRPKAVRALRHNNNDIVNAIMELTM, encoded by the exons ATGGGCGAGGAGacccgctcccccgccgcccccgagcTCCGGGGGGGTCCCCCGCCGCCCGCCGTGCCTTGTCCTTTCCCCGCTCCCGCCAAAGAACCCCCCCAGCGCCAAGCGGCCGAGCCCCCCCCGGGCAGACCCCCCGCCGCCAGCCTGGACCCCGACCTCTTCTTCACGGCTCCCTCCACCCCGATCCGAGTCGGGGGGTCCCGGCTGCCGCCTGCCCCCCCTGAGGAGCAGACGGACGGGGAGAGCGAggggctctgctccccccccacgtccccctcTGGGTCCTACATGACGGCCGAGGGGGGCAGCTGGGGCTCCTCCGGCACCGCCAGCACCTCCCCGTCCTGCTCCCCCAACCTGGTGGCCGAGGCCGAAGCCATGGCGGCGGCCGAGGCCGAAGGCATGGCCGAGGTCGAAACCGTGCCGGCGTCGCCCGCCTGCCTGGAGGACCCCCCTGCCTTCACCCCGCCGTctcccgaggaggaggaggaggaggatgaagacgGACCCTTCGTTCCACCGGAGGACGAGGAGGATGAGGACGGACAGACgccggaggaagaggaggatgaggaatgGGAGGTGTCGGGGGGCGAGGGGCTGCCCGGCGCGGGCCTGATCCCGGCGGCGCTGCTGCCCTTCCGCGGCAGCCTGCTCTTCCAGGCTGAGGCGGTGGAGATCACCCCGCTGCCCCACGGCACggcacccctgcccctctccggtgaggaggaggatgaggaggacgaagaagaagaggaggaggaagaagaagaacaggaggaggaggaggagggcggcagCACCTCAGCCTCCTTCCTGCGCTCGCTGTCGGAGACCTCCATCACCGAGGGGGTGGACGAGTCCTTTGCCTTCCGCGACGACACGTCTGCCTCCTCCGACTCGGCCGCCTACGACGGCGAGGAGGACGAGCGTCTCTACGGCACCGAACGCCATGCcgtgggggctgagggggggtcCACCGGCACCGCCATCGCTCCCCCCGGCACCGATACCTCTGGGGATGGTGGCATCGAGCTCCACCTCTGTGCCGGGACGGACCCGGTCTGCTCCGGCTCACCGGAGGGGTCCCCGCGGCACCACCATGGCGAGGAGCCGGCGAGCGCGGTGCCCGGCATGGAGGACGCCGGCAGGGATGACCTCGGTGCCGAGCGGATGGAGCCGGGGACGCAAGAGCAGGATGGCAGCAAGACCCCCCCGGCACCCTCTGGAGAAGGTGGTGTGGAGCCAGATGGTGAGACCTTCCTcacctcctcatcttcctcctcggAGCTGGAGGAGGCTTCAGCCCTGGAGCCTGATGTCCTGTGGGAGCCGGACCCTGTcctgggggggtgtcccccaccagagcccccccagctcccagaggAGCCGGTGGTGATGCCAGGTGCCGAGGAGGAGCCAGTGGTGAAGGATGattctggtatggcagtgctggAAGAGGGGCCCGGCATGGAGCCGGTGGTGAGCCACAGCGTCCTACAGCCCCCTGGCCTCTGCTCCGGGgagcccagggacccccaaaccgATGGGCTGGGGAGGGGCGACACGGCACCGGCCAACGGGGAGCCACAGGGTGGCCCTGGGAGTGACGGTGATGATAGTGATGGTGATGATGACCTTGGCACTGCGAGAGCAGGGAGCAACGAGTTGGCAGCCACCGATGGCCCCGATGAGCTGGATGTCCTGGCCACTGACCTGGCACCCTTGGTGACACCCAGCCCACCGAACGAGCTGGACATCGTGAGCATCAACCTGGCACCGTCGGTGACACCCAGCCTGCCGGATGAGCTGGACACAGCAGCCACCGACCCTGACCTGGTGCCATTGGTGACGCCAAGCCCACCAAATGAGCCGGACGTGGCAGCCACCAACCTGGTGCCATCAATGACACCCAGCCTACCAGATGAGCCGGACACGGTGGCCGCTGACCCAGCGCCATTGGTGACACCCAGCCTGCAGGATGAGATGGATGTTGCAGCCGCTGACCTTGACCTGGTGCCCTTGGTGATGCCCAGCCCACCGGATGAGCCGGACATGGTGGCCACCGACCCGGTGCCGTTGGTAATGCCCATCCTGCCAGAGGAGCTGGACACTGCAGCCACCACCCCTGACCTGGTGCCATCAGTGACGTCCAGCCCGCTGGATGAGCCGGACACCGTGGCTGCTGACCTGGTGCCATTGGTGACACCTAGCCTGCCGGATGAACCAGACACCGTGGCGGCTGACCCCATGCCATCAGGGTTGCCGGATGAGCCGGACACCATGGCCACCGACATGGTGCCATTGGTGATGCCCAGCCCGCCGGATGAGCCAGCCACCGCGGCCACCGACATGGTGCCATTGGTGATGCCCAGCCCGCCGGATGAGCCAGCCACCGCGGCCACCGACATGGTGCCATTGGTGATGCCCAGCCCGCCGGATGAGCCAGCCACCGCGGCCACCGACATGGTGCCATTGGTGATGCCCAGCCCGCCGGATGAGCCAGCCACCGCGGCCACCGACATGGTGCCATTGGTGATGCCCAGCCTGCCAAATGAGCCGGCCACCACGGCCACCGACCTGGTGCCGTTGGTGACGCCCAGCCTGCCGGATGAGCCAGACAGCGCAGCCACCGACCCCGACCTGGCACCGTTGGTGATGCCCAGCCGGCCGGCCGGCATCACGGCACCATCCCCACCGCAAGACGCGTCCCCTCGCGATGCCGACGAGGAACCATCGGATGGGGCGGCCTTGGCCAGCGAGTCCCCAGAGCCACCTGTGACCGCGTGTCCCTCGGCGTGGGGGACGATGGCGCGTCCCCCCGGGGACATCAGCGAAGCCCCCGAGGAGTGGGACGCTGCCACCGCCTCCTCCGAGGAGTCGTCCCCGGAGCTGCTGGACACCTCCCGCTCCCGCACCGACTCCAGCTTCTTCACCGCCCCCGAGGACAGTGCTGGGGAGGCGGccgccccccccagacccccatcttccgaggaggaggaggaagaggatgccGCCCGTCGCTGCCTGGCCCTCTGCTTGCCCGCCTCGCCCCCCGCCGTCCCCCCGTTGCTCTTCACCGCTTCGGAGCGGGAGGTGTACGTGGGggcccccccgtccccccttGAACTGCTCCAACCACCCGGTGCCTTTTCGGAGAGCGGGGCGGCCTGGCAGAGCCAGGAGGACCGGCAGCGGGTCACCGCCATGTTACAGGGCTCTTTTGGGGATCTGCCggccccccgcctcctccccaggcccctGGAGTCCCCCGAGGTGCTGGCGGAGCCCCCCCCGAGCCCTCCCAGCGATGGGGGGACGGAGGAGCCCCCGACCCCCCAAGAGCCCCTGACCCCTCGGCCGGGCGATGAGCCCCTGAGCCAGACTGCTGGGGAAACCGATGCCAAAGTCCTGGGGGATggtggcccccccagcccccccagcgagcccccagcccccccccccagcagcaggaggaagaggaggcgatGGGGGGGGCCCCCTGCGGCCCCCAGCCTGCTCCGGGTGCCGGCGAAGCAGAGGATGCTCAGCCGGAGCCGGTTGGGGAAGCGGCACCCCaagccccccccgagccccccagcccgccgccggccccccacCCTCCGCTCCCCAAAGTCAGCCAAG CCTCCTCTCGCCGTTGCGCCGCCGCCGTCACCGTGCCCGGATCCGACCCGCGGCCCCCAGGACACCTCAGGGCTCCCCGCCGGCGAGGAGCGTCCATCCGTCCTGCCGCCCTCCAGGAAGCACCTCGAAG ccccccagccctccccacgcAAGGAGAAGGAGGCgcgaggcaggcaggcagggacaggcagtgCAGGCGGCCGGGGgcccccccgggggtccctgcAGTCGGAGTCGAGCTCCTCCAGCGAGGCGGAGGCTCCGTACCCCTGCCCCGAAATCCAGCGCCTGCGGGAAGCCGCCGGCATCGCCCTGCGCCAGGAcaagcagcccccagccccccgccgctGCGAGGCCAACCATAAAG GGTCGTGTAACGAGTCGGAGAGTAATGACGAGTCCATCCCTGAGCTGGAGGAGCCCGAAGGCTCAGAGACACAGCCGACCCAGACCCAG GCACAGCTCACCCACTCGCTGGGCACCGGGGAGGAGACTGTCAGCAAGGCGAAGCAGAGCCGGAGTGAGAAGAAAGCCAGGAAG GCCATGTCCAAGCTGGGGCTGCGGCAGATCCACGGTGTCACCCGCATCACCATCCGCAAATCCAAGAACATCCTCTTCGTCATCACCAAACCCGACGTCTTCAAGAGCCCCGCGTCTGACATCTACATCGTCTTTGGGGAAGCCAag ATCGAGGACCTGTCGCAGCAAGTGCACAAAGCGGCGGCGGAGAAGTTCAAGGTGCCGATGGAGCACTCGCCCCTGATCACGGAGACGGCCCCCACCCTCACCATCAAGGAGGagagcgaggaagaggaggag GTGGACGAGACGGGGCTGGAGGTGAGGGACATCGAGCTGGTGATGGCCCAGGCCAACGTCTCGCGCCCCAAAGCTGTGCGGGCGCTTCGGCACAACAACAACGACATCGTCAACGCCATCATG GAGCTGACTATGTAG